CGACTCATGGGTGACGGGGACGAATACGTACGCGCCTAACGATTCGGCGGGCACGGTCGCCCGGCTGGATCCCGACACTGGCACGGCGAGCACCTACGTCTTGTTCGATTTGGATTATCCAGACGGTGCGATTCTCCACTTTGACGAGAACGATCGCGTAAGCCCTCTTACCGTCGAGGTGGATGGCGTCGAGCTGTCATCGGGTAGGTATTTCACCGGATTCAGCATGAGCGACATATTCAGCGGCGCATATCAGGTAGCCATCGAGGATAGTGCCATCGAGGCGTCAAGTCAGATAGTACTCACGTTCGAATATGCGACAAACGTTTCGAACTTCCTCATCTTCGGACTTGATAGCACGGCGTCTGGCGACTTCTCAGTGGCGACGGGATACCATACGGTGGCGACTGGAATGTATTCCAGCGCCGAGGGATATTACTCGGAGGCAACTGCCGATGGAGCCCATGCCGAGGGTGGCTTCACCGAAAGAAGCGGGACCTTCGACATGGGCAGCGATGGCGGGAAGGCAAGCGGGAAGGGCTCTCACGCAGAAGGGGGAGGGACGCGCGCCAGCGGAAAATTCTCGCATGCCGAGGGTATCGCTTGCGACGCTACCGCAGATTGCGCCCATGCCGAGGGCGGGGTCACGAAGGCAAGCGGCGCGGGCAGCCATTCCGAGGGCATGTCCACGGAAGCGACGGGGGCATACGCGCATGCCGAGGGGAATAGCACAGACGCAACTGCCAATGGCGCCCATGCCGAGGGCTGGAACACGAAAGCGGCATCTAGCTACCAGCACGTGCAGGGGAAATACAACATAGAAGACACCAATGGTGTTTACGCCGACATTATCGGCAATGGGACGAGCGGCAGCGCCCGTTCCAACTGCCACGCCACCAAATGGGATGGAACGCAGGAAGTCTGCGGCGAGACCGACCTCCCCATCTTCAAGTACTCGTCGCTGCCGGCGGAATCGTCGCTGCCATTAAAGCCCTGCATCGTCGTGCTCACGTCGGGCGCAGTGTACCTAGCATCGTAAGAAAGGAACCAAATGCAAACGAGAACGTACGCCAGCGAGCCGCCGAAGGCGCAGCGCGCTGGCATGACGGTCTACCTGCTCGACGACATCCAGCAGACGGATGACGGATGGACGGCCAACGTCTACGAGCTGGGCATGCAGACCGTGCTCACCATGGATGAGGTTCTGGCTGACTTCGACGCGCTGCTCGCGAAGGCGAAGCGCGCGGAGATGACGGTCGAGGAGCGCATGGCCGCCGACCTGGCTGCCATCCAGTCGCAGGTGGAGTACACGGCAATCATGACCGACACGGCGCTGGGGGGTGACTAGCCATGGACGTTGTGGCAACGGCGCGCAAGTGGTACCAGGCGGGGCGGTGGTCGAAGGCCGACCTCGAGCGCCTGGTGAAGGCTGGCAAGCTCACCCAGGAGCAGTACGAATCCATCGTCGCGGAGGTGGATGGTGAGCCGGGGAACTAAGACCGCGGTCGCCGCGCTCGCCGTGTTCGGCGCGACCATGACGCTGCTCGTGTCCATCGGGGGCAACCCGATGGAGGGCGAGTACCTGCAGAAGATAGCCATAGCCATCGCCCCTACGGCGGTGACGCTCTGCGGTGGCTGGATCGCTTCCATCACCAAGAGGATGGAGGAAGAGGAGCGCAGGCGCGAGGAACGGGCAGAGGAAGAGGAGCGTAGGCGCGAGGAACGGGCGGAGAAGGAGGCGGAGAAGCGCGAGGCGGAGCGCATGGCGCTGCGCGCGCTCCTGAGAAACGAACTCGTGCGGATGCACCGCGAGTGGGTGGAGCAGAAGGGCTACATCACGCTAGAGGCGCTTGAATACGCCCGACAGACATACGAGGCCTACCACGCCATCGGCGGAAATGGCACGGGCACCAAGCTCTTCGAGGACATGGAAGCACTGCAAATCAAAGAGGAAAGGAACTAGCCATGGAAATCAACAAGGAGACCGCAAAGGCCGTTATCTCGGCGCTGGTGCTCGTCCTGGTGGACGTGCTCGCGGCAGTCGGAATCGCGGCAGACCCGAGCACGGTGGCGTCCGCCGTGTACCTGGTGCTGCTCATCGCGGCAACGCTCTACGGCTGCTGGAAGAACCACAACTTCACGCAGGCCGCGCAGGAAGCACAGAAGAAGCTCGACGAGCTCAAGGACAAATAGCGAGGCGGTTGCCATGGACGAAGAGGAAAAGACCGAAGACCAGAGGGGCGAGCAGCCCACCGAGGAAGAGCTGACACAGTTCGAGGCCCAGGAGCCCCATGAGAACTGGTCGGACTACGAATCGACCCACTGAAAGGAGGCGCGATGGCCACACGCTGGGACATGATAGCCGCGGGCCGCGAGGCCGTTGCCCGTGGCGTGAAATACATCTACGGGGCCAAGCCCAGGAACGGCGAGTTCGTCACGTATAGCGCCGCCCAGATTGACGCTCTCCGCGACCAATACGGCAGCGATTGCGTCTGGTGGTCTGACGATTCGAAGGCGGGCCAGCTCTGCTGCGACTGCAGCGGCCTCATCACCAAGGGCTGCGGCGTGCTGCGCGGCAGCTCGGGGTTCCGCGTTAGCGCAACGGAGGACCTTCCCGTGTCCAAGGTTTGGGACAACTGGGAATACTACATCGGCTGGGCATTCTGGATGCCGGGCCATATCGGCATCGTGAGCGAGGTCGAGGGCTACTACTACGCCCTGGACGGCTCCGCCCGAAACTCCGTGCACTATGCCATGCCGCGCCAGGGATGGACGCGGCTGCTCAAATTGTTCGACGTCGATTACGACGATGAATCCCACGAGGAAGAGGAGGACGAAGTGACCCCAGAGGAAATCACGCAGGCGGTGTTCGCCGGCATAAACATGCAGGACTTCGTGGCGCGCTGCATGAACGCGGCACCCATCGCAGCCGTGAGCAACGACGGCGGCGATGTGTACCGAATGTACGAGCCCAAGAGCGGTGACCACCTGTTCTGCCAGGCAGAGGAGCGAGACGCCCTCATCTCGTCCGGTTGGAAGGCGGAGGGCGTGGCATGGGTCGCGCCAGCTGGCGGCACGGTGCCCGTCTACCGCATGTACAACGGCCGCACGGGCGACCACCTGCTCACCGCCTCCCTGGATGAGGCGAACACGCTCTACAAGGCAGGTTGGACGTACGAGGGCGTGCCGTTCTTCACCGCGCCCGAAGGTGCGGATGTGCACCGCCTGTACAACCCCAACGGCGGGGACCACATGTTCACCGCCAATGATGGCGAGAAGGATTCCCTTATCTCCGCAGGCTGGCAGTACGAGGGCGTGGCCTTCCACGCGTAAGGAGGCAAGAATGACCTACCTCGTAATTCGATTCGGGGGGGGGTCGCTGAATGGCCCTCACTCTCCTGAACCCAGGCAGCGTCCTGGAGTCGCACGACTTCGGCAACGGCTGGACCGCGTACAAGCAGGGGAAGATGGTGACCATCGTCGGCTCCTCGACCGTGGCCTCGTCGGCCCCGAATCCCGTAATCGGCACGCTCCCCAGCGGATGGGCTCCGCCTGCGCTCGTAATCGCGCCCATCTACATCAACAAGGCATACTCGACCGACTGGGCGCCGTACATGCGCGTCACCACGGCGGGTGCCGTGCAGATTTTCTCGCAGGGTTACTCTGCGGCCGCGTACGGCAGCATCTCGTATGCGATAGCGTAATTTCCTCGCGGGGGGGGGGGTGCTGAATGAGCTACACCCTGCTCAGCCAGCCCTCCGCCGTGGCATCGCAAGAGCTCGCGCCGGGCGTGTACTTCTCTCGCTACGGGAAACTGTGCATCGTGTCGCTCTGGTACCAGGCCACGCTGGCGAAGTGGAGCAACACCCAAATAGCCACCTTGCCATCGGATGCCATTCCCGCCATGACGTGCACGGGCTGCATCGAATCCATCCCAGCTCACGACTTGTGGATACAGGCGACGACCGAGGGGACCGTGCTCATTGGGTCGAATTCCACCGCCATCACCGACCAATACGTTTGGGGGCAGTTCGTCTACGTTGCGAGCTAGGCGCGGGGGGGGGGTGCTGAATGAGCTACACCCTGCTCAACGAGCCTCCTGCGCTACCGAGCGTAAGCGGCTGGTACTACGCAATGGCCGTCGGCGGATGGGCCTTAATCGTCATGCTGCCCTCGTCCCGCACGCCGTCGAGCGTGACGGTCGGAAGCTCGCCGCGCGTGTACAGCAGCGCGGGGGGGTGGCAAGCCCTGTCCTACGCCAGCTGGTCTATGGTGGGTGGAAACGTGCTCGTGCAATTCTCCTACCCCTCGCCGAACAACCTGCAGGAGGGCTGCTGCTACCTCGTGGACGTGGAGATCGCGTTGGCATAGGCCACGATGCGAACGGGGTGGTGGCATGAGCTACACCCTCCTCAATCCATGTCCGGCAATCCTGGGTTCGTTGCTCACGGCAACTTCGAG
This genomic stretch from Denitrobacterium detoxificans harbors:
- a CDS encoding phage holin; protein product: MEINKETAKAVISALVLVLVDVLAAVGIAADPSTVASAVYLVLLIAATLYGCWKNHNFTQAAQEAQKKLDELKDK
- a CDS encoding XkdX family protein codes for the protein MDVVATARKWYQAGRWSKADLERLVKAGKLTQEQYESIVAEVDGEPGN